The following nucleotide sequence is from Flavobacterium sp. N1736.
GCAGTCTGGATGTTTTTATTTCTCGTTTGCGTAAATTTTTAATCAATGAAAAAGGTATTTCTATAGAAAATATTCACGGCGTTGGTTTTCGTTTTAAGATGTAATTTATTGCTAATATTTGTTTTAAAATTTTGTATTTTTAATATCTAATTTTTTCCGATATGAAATTACATCATTTACGAAATGCTACTTTAGTTATAGAAACAGATCAACATGTGATTTTGGTTGATCCGATGTTAGGAAAGAAAAAAACGATTCCGCCCTTTACAATCTTTCGATATAAACCTAAAAGAAATCCTTTAGTTGCTTTGCCTAAAAACAGCAGAGAAATTTTAAGCAAAGTAACCCATTGCCTCATTACACATTTACACCCAGATCATATTGATAAAGCCGGAGAAGTTTTTTTAAGACGAAAAAACATTCCGGTTACTTGTAGCGTCAAAGACGAAAAAATCCTGACAACAAGAGGTTTGAATATCGTTCAAAGTTTAAACTATTGGGAACCACAGGAATTTTTAGACGGAAAAATCACTGGAATTCCTGCTATTCATGGCTACGGATTTATCGCGAAACCAATGGGAAATGTAATGGGTTTTCATATTGAATTGGCTAATGAAAAATCTGTTTATGTTAGTTCTGATACTATTTTTACAGAACATGTACAAAAAGTTCTCGTTGAATTTAAGCCCGAAATTGCTGTTGTAGCCTGTGGAACTGCCCGACTTGATATTGGTCAGCCTTTATTAATGCGAATGAATGATATTTTAAAATTTGTTGCTTTGGCTCCAAATCAGGTTTTTGCCAATCATTTAGAAGCTTTAAATCATTGTCCAACAAAACGATCAGAATTAAGAGCGGCTTTAGAAGAAAATAATCTTTTGTCGAAAGTTGCAATTCCAGAAGATGGGGAGAATGTTTCTTATTAATTATATAAAGTAATTTGTGAAATGTGAGAAGTAAAATCTTGTCAATCTAGTTTATGTGATTTGCTTCGCCTGTTTGCCAGCGCTTGGGTCTCCTTCGTAGAAATGACAAAAATTCATTGCAATTTTACTACAATACTAATAACCCAAACTCACGTAACGTATTAATTGGTTTTGAATACCAAAACAATTCAAAATCATCTAATTGAGTTTCGAAATCATTTTTTAGTTCCTGAAAAGTCAAATTTTTACCGCTTGAAATGGCAATTTTTTTCAGAATTTCAAGCAGCCATTCGCCTTCAATTTTATTAGTCTGAATCGTGAAACTTTCCTTTTTATCATGAAAAGTAAAAGTCATCATTTCCCATGTTTGTCCCTTTTTAGATTTTGTAAAATACTCCACAGAAGGTTTTCCTCCTAACCAAACTACTTTTGCATTTGGTTTTGTGCTGAAATCATTTGTGCTTTCAAGTGCATTAAAAATAAAATACGGATCAATTTTCGTTTTCGGAATTTTAAAATCGAACCAATCCTGAAGTTCGTAGTCAAAACAAATTCCGTGCATGAAATTAAAAAGTGATTTTTTAAGTCCAAAACTAAATTTATCGTGGTTGATTCCCGTAGAATCCGTGTAGTCAATATCATTATTGGCAAAAGTCCCAATTGCTTCAGTGGTTTTTGTTACACCAAATTTCTCGGGATATAAACCAACCGGACTATGCGCCGTCATCGCAAACTGATGCCAAAAACCGGATTGCAAAATTCCGGCCTCAAATAATTGTCGCACCATTTCTAAACTGTCAATCGTTTCCTGAATTGTTTGTGTTGGATAACCGTACATTAAATAAGCATGAACCATAATTCCGGCTTCTGTAAAATTTCGGGTTACTTTTGCCACTTGTTCAACCGTTACGCCTTTGTCTATCAATTTTAACAATCGGTCTGACGCTACTTCTAAACCTCCGGAAACAGCAATACAACCCGATGCTTTTAGTAATAAACACAAATCTTTAGAGAAACTTTTTTCAAACCGAATGTTTGTCCACCAGGTTACGGCGAGTTTCCGACGTAATATTTCTAACGCCAAAGCACGCATCAACGCTGGCGGAGCGGCTTCGTCAACAAAATGAAAACCATTTTGTCCCGTTTGCAACATCATTTCTTCTATTCTGTCACACAATAAATTGGCAGCAACCGGTTCGTAAACTTTTATGTAATCTAATGAAATATCACAAAAAGTACATTTTCCCCAATAACAGCCGTGCGCCATAGTGAGTTTATTCCAGCGTCCGTCACTCCACATTCTATGCATCGGATTTACGATTTCGATAACCGAAATATATTTATCCAAAGACAAATCAGAATAATCAGGAGTTCCTACATAAGCTTGTTTATAATCGTGTTTTAAGGAATTGTTTTTATAGACAACTTTTTCATCTTCCAATAAAAAAGTTCTTTTATACCGCCTTTCTTCCGTCGATTCTGCGCGGGATGACAAATTCTCTATCAATTCTTCTATCGGCACTTCGCCATCATCTAAAGTGATAAAATCGAAGAATTCGAAAACACGTGCATCAGAAAGTGAACGTAATTCGGTATTTGGAAAACCGCCACCCATCGAAATCTTAATTTCCGGATGATGCTGTTTTATCCATTGTGCACATCGAAAAGCGCTATATAAATTTCCCGGAAAGGGAACTGAAATTAAGAAAAAAGTAGGTTCTACAGCTTCAATTTTTTCTTTTAAAATAGAAATTAAAATAGAATCTATATAAGTTGGATTCTGTTGTAAAGCCTCATATAATTCATCAAAAGAATTGGCGCTTCGACCTAAACGTTCCGCATATCGGCTAAAGCCAAAATTTTCATCGACACATTCTACAATAAAATCAGATATATCTTCAAGGTATAAAGTGGCTAAATGTTTTGCTTTATCCTGTGTTCCCATTGTTCCGAAAGCCCAATCGAGTTCTTCTAATTGTGCAAAACGAGAAGCTTCCGGCAGAAAATCTTCCTGACAGATTTGCAATGCCAACGTTGGATTTTTTCCCTGCAAAAACTGAATTACAGCATCAATTGTTTTGATGTATTCGTCCTGTAAAGCAAAAATTCGTTTTGAATTATCGGAAATCGTGTTTCCTGCAAGCTGAAACTTCAAACTTGAAACTTCAAATAAATCAATTAAACCCTTTTTAGAAAACAATTCCAAAATCACATCGATACCCAAATCTGCCTGAACGGATTCGACATTTTTAGTATTTAAAAATCCTTTTATATACGCTGTTGCCGGATACGGTGTATTCAGTTGTGTAAAAGGCGGCGTGACAATGAAGAGTTTGGTTTTCAAAAGAAATGTTTTTGCAAAAATACGAGATATTTAGAGACTTTTTAAGGAAAGATTTCTCTTGATTTTTAAATAAAAAAGCCTTTCGGAATATCTTCAAAAGGCTTATATAATATAGAATAAGATTTTTTAAAACTGATGCACTTTCTTTGAAATCACTATAAACGAAATTAAAGATATTAAAGCGGCCGTAGTCAGATAAAAGCCTACGTAATTTAAACCGTAAGTACTTGCAAGCCAAATTGCAATCATTGGTGCAAACGCAGCGCCTAAAATTCCGGCGAGATTAAATGTCAAAGAAGCGCCTGAATAACGAACTGTGGTAGGAAATAATTCTGATAAAAAAGTTCCCAAAGGTCCATAGGTAAAGCCCATTAAAGACATTCCGATACAAACAAAAGCGGTTACCAAAATAGGGTTTCCTGAATTTAGAAAGTACGAAAAGAAAAATCCGAAAACAGCGATTGTAGCCGTTGTAATAATTAATATTTTTCGACGTCCGATTTTATCTGCAACCAAAGCGGAAACAGGAATAAAAAAGGCAAAAAACAATACTGAAA
It contains:
- a CDS encoding MBL fold metallo-hydrolase; protein product: MKLHHLRNATLVIETDQHVILVDPMLGKKKTIPPFTIFRYKPKRNPLVALPKNSREILSKVTHCLITHLHPDHIDKAGEVFLRRKNIPVTCSVKDEKILTTRGLNIVQSLNYWEPQEFLDGKITGIPAIHGYGFIAKPMGNVMGFHIELANEKSVYVSSDTIFTEHVQKVLVEFKPEIAVVACGTARLDIGQPLLMRMNDILKFVALAPNQVFANHLEALNHCPTKRSELRAALEENNLLSKVAIPEDGENVSY
- a CDS encoding B12-binding domain-containing radical SAM protein, encoding MKTKLFIVTPPFTQLNTPYPATAYIKGFLNTKNVESVQADLGIDVILELFSKKGLIDLFEVSSLKFQLAGNTISDNSKRIFALQDEYIKTIDAVIQFLQGKNPTLALQICQEDFLPEASRFAQLEELDWAFGTMGTQDKAKHLATLYLEDISDFIVECVDENFGFSRYAERLGRSANSFDELYEALQQNPTYIDSILISILKEKIEAVEPTFFLISVPFPGNLYSAFRCAQWIKQHHPEIKISMGGGFPNTELRSLSDARVFEFFDFITLDDGEVPIEELIENLSSRAESTEERRYKRTFLLEDEKVVYKNNSLKHDYKQAYVGTPDYSDLSLDKYISVIEIVNPMHRMWSDGRWNKLTMAHGCYWGKCTFCDISLDYIKVYEPVAANLLCDRIEEMMLQTGQNGFHFVDEAAPPALMRALALEILRRKLAVTWWTNIRFEKSFSKDLCLLLKASGCIAVSGGLEVASDRLLKLIDKGVTVEQVAKVTRNFTEAGIMVHAYLMYGYPTQTIQETIDSLEMVRQLFEAGILQSGFWHQFAMTAHSPVGLYPEKFGVTKTTEAIGTFANNDIDYTDSTGINHDKFSFGLKKSLFNFMHGICFDYELQDWFDFKIPKTKIDPYFIFNALESTNDFSTKPNAKVVWLGGKPSVEYFTKSKKGQTWEMMTFTFHDKKESFTIQTNKIEGEWLLEILKKIAISSGKNLTFQELKNDFETQLDDFELFWYSKPINTLREFGLLVL